The following DNA comes from bacterium.
TCACTGTCACCGTCCTGGTGGCGCTTCTGGTCTGTCTCATCCCCACCACGATCGGGGGCCTGCTCTCCGCCATCGGGATCGCCGGGATCGACCGGCTCGTCCAGAAGAACGTCCTCGCCATGAGCGGCCGCGCGGTGGAGGCGGCGGGGGACGTGAACGTCCTGCTCCTCGACAAGACCGGGACGATCACGTTGGGCGACCGGCAGGCGACGGAGTTCCTCCCGGCGAAGGGAGTGACCGTCGAGGAACTGGCGGACGCCGCCCAGCTCGCCTCGCTGGCCGACGAGACGCCGGAAGGGCGCAGCATCGTCGTGCTGGCGAAACAGTTCGGCCTCCGGGGGAGGAATCTCTCGGAGATGCCAAACGCCCATTTCATCGCCTTCTCGGCGCAGACGCGGATGAGCGGCGTGGATGTTGAAGGGAGGAAGATCCGCAAGGGAGCGGCGGACGCCGTCAGGAATTTCGCCGGGGGCCGGTTCCCCCCGGAAGTGGACGACGCGATCACCCGCGTTTCCTTCCAGGGCGGGACCCCCCTGGTCGTGGCGGACAGCGCCCGGATCCTCGGGACGGTGTACCTGAAGGACATCGTCAAGGGGGGCCTGAGCGACCGGTTCGAGCGGTTCCGGGCGATGGGGATCCGGACGGTGATGATCACCGGAGACAATCCCCTCACGGCCGCGGCGATCGCCCGCGAGGCCGGGGTGGACGACTTCCTTGCGGAGGCGACGCCCGAGGACAAGCTGGCGCTCATCCGGAAAGAGCAGGCGGCCGGGTATCTGGTGGCGATGACGGGGGACGGCACAAACGACGCTCCCGCCCTGGCCCAGGCCGACGTGGGGGTGGCGATGAACACGGGGACCCAGGCCGCCAAGGAGGCGGGGAACATGGTGGACCTGGACTCCAACCCCACCAAGCTCATCGAAATCGTGGAGATCGGCAAGCAGATGCTCATGACGCGGGGAGCGCTCACCACCTTCAGCATCGCCAACGACGTGGCCAAATATTTCGCCATCCTCCCGGCCATGCTGATCGGCGCCTTCCCGGTGATCGGGCCGCTGAACATCATGCGGCTGGTTTCCCCCCAAAGCGCGATTTTGAGCGCCGTCATCTTCAACGCCCTCATCATCGTTGCGCTCATCCCCCTGGCGCTTCGCGGGGTGCATTTCCGGCCGCTGGGCGCCGGTGCGCTGCTGCGCCGCAACCTCCTCATCTACGGGCTGGGCGGCGTGCTGCTTCCCTTCCCGGGGATCAAGATCATCGACATCGCGGTGAACATGTTCCATCTTGTGTAAGGAGGAGGACCCATGAAGAACCTTGTCGCGGAGCTCCGCGCGTCGATCGCCGCCACGCTTCTGCTGGCGGTCCTGTGCTGCGGCGTCTACCCGGCGGTCGTCTGGGCCGTCGGCCAGGGACTCTTTTCCGGCAAAGCCAACGGCTCCCTGGTCCGTGTGGACGGGAAAGTCGTGGGATCATCGCTCCTCGCCCAAGGCTTCTCCGGTCCCTCCTATTTCCACCCCCGCCCCTCGGCGGCGGGGGAAGGGTACGACGCGGTCAATTCCGGGGGCACGAACCTGGGACCCACGTCGAAAAAGCTGATCGAGGACGTGAAACAGCGGGTTGTCGACTACCGGGCGGAAAACGGCCTGCCCCCGGATGCGCGGGTGCCGGCCGACGCGGTGACATCGTCGGCGAGCGGTCTGGATCCCCACATCAGCGTCCGGAATGCCTTGTTGCAGGCGGCTCGCGTCGCGAAGGCGCGCGGCATCGGCGAAAAGGATCTCCTGGCGAAGGTCGGAGCGCAGACGGAAGGGAGAACCTTGGGATTCCTGGGGGAACCGAGGGTAAACGTCCTGAAGCTGAACCTTTCGCTTGACGGTAAAATGTAACCGGCATGCCGGAAGAACGGGCCGACACCTTCCTCCGATTGATCCGCCGCGCGGGGCGCGGCCGGCTGAAGGTCTACCTCGGGTACGGCGCCGGCGTCGGGAAAACGTACCAGATGCTCCTGGAAGGGCACCGCCTCAAGGACGAGGGGATCGACGCCGTCGTCGGGCTGGTGGAGACCCACGGCCGGGCGGAAACCGCGAAGCTGGTCGAGGGACTCGAAGTCGTGCCACGCCGCCGCCAGGAATACCGGGGCGTGGTCCTCGAGGAGATGGACCTCGACGCCGTCCTCGCCCGGAAACCCCAGGTCGCCCTCATCGACGAGCTGGCCCACACCAATGTCCCCGGAAGCCGGAACCCGAAACGGTACCAGGATGTCCAGGATATCCTGGCCGAGGGGATCCACGTCGTCACCACGCTGAACATCCAGCACCTGGAAAGCCTCTACGACATCGTGGAGAAGGCGACCCACGTCAAGATCCGCGAGCGGATTCCGGATACGGTGCTCACCGAGGCGGACCAGCTCGTCAACGTCGATCTGACGCCCGAAGATCTC
Coding sequences within:
- the kdpC gene encoding K(+)-transporting ATPase subunit C is translated as MKNLVAELRASIAATLLLAVLCCGVYPAVVWAVGQGLFSGKANGSLVRVDGKVVGSSLLAQGFSGPSYFHPRPSAAGEGYDAVNSGGTNLGPTSKKLIEDVKQRVVDYRAENGLPPDARVPADAVTSSASGLDPHISVRNALLQAARVAKARGIGEKDLLAKVGAQTEGRTLGFLGEPRVNVLKLNLSLDGKM
- the kdpB gene encoding potassium-transporting ATPase subunit KdpB, which codes for MAIKTHSLFEPEILRQAAVASFSKLHPRTLMKNPVMFVTEVGAFLTTVSLFFRPANEPMGFGLQVAIWLWFTVLFANFAEAMAEGRGKAQADALRRTRTQTMANLLQKDGSLANVPAENLRKEDVVIVSAGEIIPGDGTVVEGVASVDESAITGESAPVIREAGGDRSSVTGGTRVLSDRIKVVITANPGESFLDRMIQLVEGAERQKTPNEIALTILLSALTIIFLVVVMTLKFFGIYSGVFFTVTVLVALLVCLIPTTIGGLLSAIGIAGIDRLVQKNVLAMSGRAVEAAGDVNVLLLDKTGTITLGDRQATEFLPAKGVTVEELADAAQLASLADETPEGRSIVVLAKQFGLRGRNLSEMPNAHFIAFSAQTRMSGVDVEGRKIRKGAADAVRNFAGGRFPPEVDDAITRVSFQGGTPLVVADSARILGTVYLKDIVKGGLSDRFERFRAMGIRTVMITGDNPLTAAAIAREAGVDDFLAEATPEDKLALIRKEQAAGYLVAMTGDGTNDAPALAQADVGVAMNTGTQAAKEAGNMVDLDSNPTKLIEIVEIGKQMLMTRGALTTFSIANDVAKYFAILPAMLIGAFPVIGPLNIMRLVSPQSAILSAVIFNALIIVALIPLALRGVHFRPLGAGALLRRNLLIYGLGGVLLPFPGIKIIDIAVNMFHLV